CAAGTTTTGGCGAGGGAGGCGTAAAGAAACTGATTTTGACTATTCAACCCCGTGATGGAAGAAAACCTTTTGTTGTGGAGCTCGATTCTCAAGAGGAAGTAAAAATTGATGATGAGACAAAAATCCGCTTGCTTAGGTTTGTGCCAGATTTTGTAATTTCAGATGGCGAAATCTTTTCAAAATCAGAAGAGCTTGTGAATCCGGCAGCACAAATAGAAATTATTAAAGGAAATGAGAGAAAGAGTCAGTGGATTTTTCAAAAATATCCCGATTTCCATTCTACGGGTAAAGGAGAATATAATATAATTTTTTCATCAGTTGTACCGAAAAATAGGACTGGCTTGCAGGTTGCGAAAGACCCGGGAGTAAATGTTGTCTGGTTAGGTTGTGTAGTTATGCTTTTAGGGCTTTATATATCCTTTTTTGTTCCTCATAAAAGAATTTGGGTAAAATGCACTGATTCTTCAATTTTGGTAACAGGGACTACTTCTAAGAATAAGCCGTCTTTTGAAAATGAGGCGGGATTATTAATGGATGAAATCGAAAGGAGTCTAAAATGTTAAGTTCAAAGCTCTTTGGGGTTGTAATGATTGACTATGTCGTTTGCTCCCTTACATATATATTCTATCTGCCAACTCGAAAAGAGATGGTTGGAAAAGTTGCATCGATTCTTACGCTGATAGGTTTAACGATTCAGACATTTGCTCTTGGCTTGCGGTGGCAGGAATCTTATGAAATGGGACATGGAAGGATTCCATTGACAAATTTGTTTGAATCGATGGTTGTATTATCGTGGCTCATTGTTGTTGTATATGTAGTTACGGAATTAAAATTCAAACAAAAGGTTTTTGGCGCATTCGTCATTCCTTTTGCTCTGATAGCCCTTGCATATACCTCTTTTTTGTCAGATGAGATTGAACCTCTTGTGCCGGCACTTCAAAGTTATTGGCTTCATGCCCATGTTGCAACATGTATGTTGGGATATGCTTCGTTTGCAGTTGCCTGTGGGGTAAGTATTGTCTATCTGATAAAGGAAAGAGGTGAAAGGACAGGAAAGTCAAAAGATAAAGGTTTTTTATCGATTTTTCCTGATATTCGGGTGCTCGATGAAATCAATTATAAGATTGTTGCCATAGGATTTCCCTTTTTGACAATAGGGATAATAACAGGCGCATATTGGGCTCATTATGCATGGGGGACATATTGGAGCTGGGATCCCAAAGAGACATGGTCTTTAATAACCTGGTTTATTTATGCGGCATTTCTCCATTCGCGTTTTACCTATGGGTGGATGGGACGCCGTAGTGCTATATTGTCTGTAGCAGGATTCGTTTCTGTGCTCTTTTGCTATCTTGGTGTGAACCTACTTCTATCAGGATTGCACAGTTATGCATAATTAGAATGTATGAAAATTAAGAGCAAAGAAGCTTGGAAACAGTTGAAGTGAAGATTCAAATAGCTTGACAATCAATGTTTTTTCCTTTATTTTTAGTGAGTTAGCAGATCTGATAAGTTATCAAAGGATCAGGGAGTAGAGAAAATGATTCGCAAGATGTGCAAATCGAAAATTCACAGGGCGACAGTTACTGAGGCAGACCTGCACTATGCAGGAAGCATTACCATTGATGAAGAATTGCTCGAAAAGGCAGATATACTGCCGAATGAAATGGTTCAAGTGCTTGATATAAATAATGGGAATCGACTTGAGACATACGTTGTCAAAGGCGAACGCGGTTCGGGAGTGATTTGTATAAATGGAGCTGCTGCAAGACTTGTCCATAAAGGCGACCTCGTAATTATAATTTCCTATGCCGATTATACTGATGAAGAAGCCCGCAATCATGAGCCGAAAATAATTCTTGTTGATGAAAATAATCGAGCAACTGTGTAGGGCAATGGAGAATGAAGTTAATCAGGGGAGTACCTGATAGACGGCTCGACATCAAAAAATCGGTAGTAACAATAGGTAATTTTGACGGCATACACCTTGGTCATCAGGAAATATTTAATGAACTTCTCGAAACCTCTCGAAGTCTCGATGGGAAGAGCGTAGTCATATCGTTTCATCCCCATCCACTAAAGATCCTTTCCCCTGAGAAATGTCCTCCTCTAATCAATACTATAAGAGAAAAAATTGAGCTTATATCGAGAATGGGCATTGACTATCTCG
This is a stretch of genomic DNA from Candidatus Schekmanbacteria bacterium. It encodes these proteins:
- the ccsB gene encoding c-type cytochrome biogenesis protein CcsB, with translation MLSSKLFGVVMIDYVVCSLTYIFYLPTRKEMVGKVASILTLIGLTIQTFALGLRWQESYEMGHGRIPLTNLFESMVVLSWLIVVVYVVTELKFKQKVFGAFVIPFALIALAYTSFLSDEIEPLVPALQSYWLHAHVATCMLGYASFAVACGVSIVYLIKERGERTGKSKDKGFLSIFPDIRVLDEINYKIVAIGFPFLTIGIITGAYWAHYAWGTYWSWDPKETWSLITWFIYAAFLHSRFTYGWMGRRSAILSVAGFVSVLFCYLGVNLLLSGLHSYA
- a CDS encoding aspartate 1-decarboxylase, which translates into the protein MIRKMCKSKIHRATVTEADLHYAGSITIDEELLEKADILPNEMVQVLDINNGNRLETYVVKGERGSGVICINGAAARLVHKGDLVIIISYADYTDEEARNHEPKIILVDENNRATV